From Bacillota bacterium, one genomic window encodes:
- a CDS encoding sugar kinase, giving the protein IVDRVGGGDSFGSGLIYSLITGKAPQEAVDFAAAASCLKHSITGDFNLVSVDEVELLARGDASGRVQR; this is encoded by the coding sequence CGATCGTGGATCGTGTCGGCGGCGGCGATTCCTTTGGTAGCGGCTTAATTTATTCCCTAATAACCGGCAAGGCACCACAAGAAGCAGTGGACTTTGCCGCCGCAGCTTCCTGCTTAAAACACAGCATAACCGGTGACTTTAATCTGGTTAGCGTGGATGAGGTGGAGCTCCTGGCGCGCGGAGACGCTTCGGGAAGGGTGCAGAGATAA